A genome region from Macrotis lagotis isolate mMagLag1 chromosome 4, bilby.v1.9.chrom.fasta, whole genome shotgun sequence includes the following:
- the CCNJ gene encoding cyclin-J isoform X2 gives MELEGQWWKGQLAADIHQALRYKELKLPTYKGQSPQLNLRRYFADLIAIVSNRFTLCPAARHLAVYLLDLFMDRYDISIQQLHLVALSCLLLASKFEEKEDSVPKLEQLNSLGCMTNMNLVLTKQNLLHMELLLLETFQWNLCLPTAAHFIEYYLSEAVHETDLHDGWPMVCLEKTKLYMAKYADYFLEVSLQDYAFLNYAPSLVAAACVASSRIILRLSPTWPTRLHRLTAYSWDFLVQCIERLLIAHDNDVKEANKQKGQPGPQQGQLSGFHPTSQTTRPVHIQQPQYLHQAHQTSLQYRHPVSEQQNCPQIVSTSTHTSTYTLQTCPAGLQTSVQGLGHLQTGVGMSLAIPVEVKPCLNVSYNRSYQINEHYPCITPCFER, from the exons gAGCTGAAGTTGCCCACCTATAAAGGCCAGTCTCCTCAGCTAAATCTCAGGCGGTATTTTGCAGACCTGATTGCTATTGTGAGCAATCGATTCACTCTTTGCCCAGCAGCACGACATCTGGCTGTCTACTTGCTCGATCTCTTTATGGATCGATATGACATCTCTATCCAACAGCTGCATTTAGTTGCACTTTCCTGTTTGCTTCTAGCAA GTAaatttgaagaaaaggaagatagtGTGCCCAAACTAGAGCAGCTGAACAGCCTTGGCTGTATGACTAACATGAATCTAGtattaacaaaacaaaatttactaCACATGGAGCTATTGCTGTTGGAAACATTTCAGTGGAACCTCTGCCTTCCAACAGCTGCCCATTTTATTGAGTATTATCTTTCTGAAGCAGTCCATGAAACGGATCTACATGATGGCTGGCCAATGGTTTGTCTTGAAAAAACCAAATTGTACATGGCAAAATATGCTGATTATTTTTTGGAAGTGTCATTGCAGG ATTATGCCTTTCTAAATTATGCACCTTCTCTAGTAGCTGCTGCTTGTGTGGCTTCTTCAAGAATTATTCTTCGTCTTTCCCCAACATGGCCTACTAGACTGCACCGCCTGACTGCCTACTCTTGGGATTTCCTGGTACAGTGCATTGAACGATTATTGAT tGCCCATGATAATGATGtaaaagaagcaaacaaacagAAAGGACAACCTGGTCCCCAACAAGGTCAGCTGAGTGGGTTTCATCCTACATCCCAAACTACACGACCAGTCCACATTCAGCAGCCTCAGTATCTCCATCAAGCACATCAGACCTCACTGCAGTATCGTCATCCAGTGTCAGAGCAACAAAACTGTCCACAGATAGTATCAACTAGCACTCACACCTCAACCTACACATTACAGACTTGTCCCGCTGGCTTACAAACCAGCGTTCAGGGCCTTGGGCACCTGCAGACTGGTGTTGGCATGTCCTTGGCAATACCAGTAGAAGTTAAGCCATGTCTTAATGTTTCTTACAACAGGAGTTATCAAATAAATGAACACTATCCTTGCATCACTCCATGTTTTGAGAGGTGA
- the CCNJ gene encoding cyclin-J isoform X1 — translation METEYSWCCLSSHHHQREGLASFGAQDLGAILFGLTGSPLGKFEEKEDSVPKLEQLNSLGCMTNMNLVLTKQNLLHMELLLLETFQWNLCLPTAAHFIEYYLSEAVHETDLHDGWPMVCLEKTKLYMAKYADYFLEVSLQDYAFLNYAPSLVAAACVASSRIILRLSPTWPTRLHRLTAYSWDFLVQCIERLLIAHDNDVKEANKQKGQPGPQQGQLSGFHPTSQTTRPVHIQQPQYLHQAHQTSLQYRHPVSEQQNCPQIVSTSTHTSTYTLQTCPAGLQTSVQGLGHLQTGVGMSLAIPVEVKPCLNVSYNRSYQINEHYPCITPCFER, via the exons ATGGAGACAGAGTATAGTTGGTGTTGCCTTTCATCACACCACCACCAGAGAGAAGGCTTAGCTTCTTTTGGGGCTCAAGATCTGGGAGCCATCCTGTTTGGCCTCACTGGTTCCCCTCTTG GTAaatttgaagaaaaggaagatagtGTGCCCAAACTAGAGCAGCTGAACAGCCTTGGCTGTATGACTAACATGAATCTAGtattaacaaaacaaaatttactaCACATGGAGCTATTGCTGTTGGAAACATTTCAGTGGAACCTCTGCCTTCCAACAGCTGCCCATTTTATTGAGTATTATCTTTCTGAAGCAGTCCATGAAACGGATCTACATGATGGCTGGCCAATGGTTTGTCTTGAAAAAACCAAATTGTACATGGCAAAATATGCTGATTATTTTTTGGAAGTGTCATTGCAGG ATTATGCCTTTCTAAATTATGCACCTTCTCTAGTAGCTGCTGCTTGTGTGGCTTCTTCAAGAATTATTCTTCGTCTTTCCCCAACATGGCCTACTAGACTGCACCGCCTGACTGCCTACTCTTGGGATTTCCTGGTACAGTGCATTGAACGATTATTGAT tGCCCATGATAATGATGtaaaagaagcaaacaaacagAAAGGACAACCTGGTCCCCAACAAGGTCAGCTGAGTGGGTTTCATCCTACATCCCAAACTACACGACCAGTCCACATTCAGCAGCCTCAGTATCTCCATCAAGCACATCAGACCTCACTGCAGTATCGTCATCCAGTGTCAGAGCAACAAAACTGTCCACAGATAGTATCAACTAGCACTCACACCTCAACCTACACATTACAGACTTGTCCCGCTGGCTTACAAACCAGCGTTCAGGGCCTTGGGCACCTGCAGACTGGTGTTGGCATGTCCTTGGCAATACCAGTAGAAGTTAAGCCATGTCTTAATGTTTCTTACAACAGGAGTTATCAAATAAATGAACACTATCCTTGCATCACTCCATGTTTTGAGAGGTGA